A genome region from Nocardia sp. NBC_01730 includes the following:
- a CDS encoding acetyl-CoA C-acetyltransferase produces MTSKARSAKSTPKTGKTTRPVAIVGGNRIPFARSDKAYAHASNQDMFTAALDGLVSRFGLQGERLGMVVGGAVLKRVGEHGLIRESVLGSKLSPYTPAHDLQLACGTGLQAIATVGDAIAASRIEAGVGGGTDTTSDAPIGVSDGLREWMLDANRAKTNKDRLKLVGQLRPSMLGIEIPRNAEPRTGLSMGEHAAITAKEFGIPRAAQDELAYLSHKNMAAAYDRGFFDDLITPFLGLTRDDNLRPNSSVEKLATLKPVFGVKAGDATMTAGNSTPLTDGASAVLLSSEEWAAEHNLPVLAHLIDSEVAAVDYIHGPDGLLMAPTYAVPRLLARNGLTLQDFDYYEIHEAFASVVLATLAAWESDAYCKERLGLDGALGSIDRSKLNVNGSSLAAGHPFAATGGRIVASTAKLLAEKGSGRALISICAAGGQGVVAIVER; encoded by the coding sequence GTGACCAGCAAAGCCCGTTCGGCGAAAAGCACCCCCAAAACCGGTAAGACCACCCGTCCGGTCGCGATCGTTGGCGGCAACCGGATTCCGTTCGCTCGCTCCGACAAGGCGTACGCGCACGCCTCCAACCAGGACATGTTCACCGCCGCGCTGGACGGCCTTGTCAGCCGCTTCGGCCTGCAGGGTGAGCGGCTTGGCATGGTCGTCGGCGGTGCCGTCCTGAAGCGGGTCGGGGAGCACGGCCTGATCCGGGAGAGCGTGCTCGGCAGCAAACTCAGCCCCTACACCCCGGCACACGATCTTCAGCTGGCCTGTGGCACCGGACTCCAGGCGATCGCCACCGTCGGTGACGCGATCGCCGCGAGCCGCATCGAGGCCGGCGTGGGCGGCGGCACCGATACCACCTCGGACGCACCGATCGGCGTCAGCGATGGCCTGCGCGAGTGGATGCTCGACGCCAACCGCGCCAAGACCAACAAGGACCGCCTCAAACTGGTCGGCCAGCTGCGCCCGAGCATGCTCGGCATCGAGATCCCGCGCAACGCCGAGCCGCGCACCGGTCTGTCCATGGGTGAGCACGCCGCCATCACCGCCAAGGAATTCGGCATCCCCCGCGCGGCGCAGGACGAGCTGGCCTACCTCTCGCACAAGAACATGGCCGCCGCCTACGATCGCGGCTTCTTCGACGACCTGATCACCCCGTTCCTCGGGCTGACTCGCGATGACAACCTGCGCCCGAACTCCTCGGTCGAGAAGCTGGCCACCCTGAAGCCGGTCTTCGGTGTCAAGGCGGGTGACGCGACCATGACCGCGGGCAACTCCACCCCGCTCACCGACGGCGCTTCCGCGGTGCTGCTGTCGAGCGAGGAGTGGGCCGCCGAGCACAACCTTCCGGTGCTGGCCCACCTGATCGACAGCGAGGTCGCCGCGGTCGATTACATCCACGGCCCCGACGGCCTGCTGATGGCGCCGACCTACGCGGTGCCGCGGCTGCTCGCCCGTAACGGCCTCACTCTGCAGGACTTCGACTACTACGAGATCCACGAGGCGTTCGCCTCCGTGGTGCTGGCCACCCTGGCCGCGTGGGAGTCCGACGCCTACTGCAAGGAGCGGCTCGGCCTGGACGGCGCGCTCGGTTCGATCGATCGCAGCAAGCTCAACGTCAACGGTTCCTCGCTGGCGGCCGGTCACCCGTTCGCCGCGACCGGCGGCCGCATCGTCGCCTCCACCGCGAAGCTGCTGGCGGAGAAGGGGTCCGGCCGTGCGCTGATCTCCATCTGCGCCGCGGGTGGCCAGGGCGTGGTCGCCATCGTCGAGCGGTAA
- a CDS encoding universal stress protein, translating into MPCDLMLIAYDGSENAKRAIEYAGRFLSANRAIVLTAWEPLVRQAARLSGLSGVMQPDWVPDDEIEDVAYVDARTTNTEGVLLAEFAGLNAEARTAECTTTIWNAIVECADELDADIIVAGTRGATGIRALLHSSVADAVLKHCHRPVLLVPPGKTA; encoded by the coding sequence GTGCCCTGCGATCTCATGCTCATCGCCTACGACGGTTCGGAGAATGCCAAGCGGGCCATCGAATACGCCGGGCGGTTCCTCAGCGCGAATCGGGCGATCGTGCTGACCGCGTGGGAACCCCTGGTGCGCCAGGCCGCACGCCTCTCGGGGCTGTCCGGTGTCATGCAACCGGATTGGGTGCCCGACGACGAGATCGAGGATGTGGCCTACGTCGACGCCCGCACCACCAACACCGAGGGTGTGCTGCTGGCCGAGTTCGCGGGCCTGAACGCCGAGGCGCGCACCGCCGAATGCACGACAACGATCTGGAACGCCATCGTCGAATGCGCCGACGAGTTGGATGCCGACATCATCGTCGCGGGCACCCGCGGCGCCACCGGCATCCGCGCCTTGCTGCACAGCAGCGTCGCCGACGCCGTGCTCAAGCACTGCCACCGACCCGTCCTCCTCGTCCCACCCGGAAAAACCGCGTAA
- a CDS encoding DUF5685 family protein codes for MFGLLRPCAHGAQKYGIDAAEWRTQLCGLCLGLRDGHGQLARATTNKDALVLSMLTEAQSGSAARTTAAPCPLRGMRRASVATADSPGVQLATTASLLLAAAKIRDHVDDGDVAALTRGPLSKAATRWAGEARASAARIGLDVEPLVAALGAQVHLEQAPKDLASVDNSSLTAEFVPEPLAASAHWCSAMAPSADPLTRLTAPTQLCASEFFAHTAVLADRPENVDALREAGWQFGRIAHLADAVADYDDDLARDHFNPLAATGTTVPEAYDLLRQSNSSLRAAIAAAELSRVPTVRWMLLDPLTSVLRRLGSGIGTVVAHTCSASRDTAGLPHAHARRTGHRPPTRPGIGASLALVLGAYCTGYACCADHTQPCTGERKDAWIKDCDCEGCGECCSCGGDCCSCGDCGCCDCGCDC; via the coding sequence GTGTTCGGGTTGCTCAGGCCGTGTGCACACGGCGCTCAGAAGTATGGAATCGACGCGGCCGAGTGGCGCACGCAGCTATGCGGGTTGTGTCTCGGGCTGCGGGACGGGCACGGTCAGCTCGCTCGTGCCACCACCAACAAGGACGCGCTCGTGTTGAGCATGCTCACCGAGGCGCAGTCCGGCTCGGCGGCACGCACCACCGCCGCGCCCTGCCCGCTGCGTGGGATGCGACGTGCGTCGGTGGCGACCGCGGACTCCCCCGGCGTCCAGCTCGCAACCACCGCCTCGTTGCTGTTGGCGGCGGCCAAGATTCGCGACCACGTGGACGACGGGGACGTCGCCGCGCTCACCCGCGGGCCGTTGTCCAAGGCGGCGACGCGCTGGGCTGGGGAAGCACGCGCGAGCGCGGCGCGGATCGGTCTCGACGTCGAACCGCTCGTCGCCGCGCTCGGCGCCCAGGTGCACCTGGAGCAAGCGCCGAAAGACTTGGCCTCCGTAGACAATTCGAGCCTGACCGCGGAGTTCGTACCGGAACCGCTTGCTGCGTCGGCACATTGGTGTTCGGCGATGGCGCCGTCGGCCGACCCGCTGACCCGGCTGACCGCGCCGACCCAGCTGTGCGCGTCGGAGTTCTTCGCCCATACCGCCGTATTGGCCGACCGTCCGGAGAACGTCGACGCGCTCCGCGAAGCGGGGTGGCAGTTCGGCCGGATCGCACATCTGGCCGACGCCGTCGCGGACTATGACGACGACCTTGCACGGGACCACTTCAACCCGCTGGCGGCCACCGGAACAACTGTGCCCGAGGCCTACGATCTGCTGCGGCAATCGAATTCGAGCCTGCGCGCGGCGATCGCGGCGGCCGAGCTGAGCCGAGTGCCCACCGTGCGCTGGATGCTGCTCGATCCGCTGACTTCGGTGCTGCGACGACTCGGCAGCGGTATCGGGACGGTTGTCGCGCACACCTGCTCAGCCTCCCGTGACACCGCCGGTCTGCCGCATGCCCACGCCCGCCGCACCGGACATCGCCCGCCGACCCGCCCAGGTATCGGTGCATCCCTCGCGCTCGTCCTGGGGGCCTACTGCACTGGTTACGCCTGCTGCGCCGACCACACCCAGCCCTGCACCGGTGAACGCAAAGACGCCTGGATCAAGGACTGCGACTGCGAGGGCTGCGGCGAATGCTGTAGCTGCGGCGGCGATTGCTGTAGCTGCGGTGATTGCGGTTGCTGTGACTGCGGCTGTGACTGCTGA
- a CDS encoding DUF2613 domain-containing protein codes for MKFAVPGVASAVAGAMLGVIGVLLITVAVQQNSRPDIDRSGDKDSSLLNTVEYGSR; via the coding sequence ATGAAGTTTGCTGTCCCTGGTGTCGCGAGTGCGGTTGCCGGCGCCATGCTGGGCGTGATCGGTGTTCTCCTCATCACCGTGGCGGTGCAGCAGAACTCGCGGCCGGACATCGACCGCAGCGGCGACAAGGACTCTTCCCTGCTGAACACCGTTGAGTACGGCAGCCGCTGA
- a CDS encoding MaoC family dehydratase, with the protein MMTQTISLTEPPKNTSLFVKAALGAVPLVSARKSTVPDRAIQLDGLRVDPDHLAAYCRAAGLRFGDALPLTYPFILTFPLAMQLVVARDFPFVAVGAVHAQNLIARTRDISVSEPLDIRTHVENLREHPKGLLVDAISDVKVGRELVWHQVTTFLHQQRTSLSGGPKPEPKPDEVPPPPLRTLRVDQKTITRYASASGDRNPIHTSALGAKAFGFPKAIAHGMWSAATVLGAVEGRIPETTTYEVKFGKPILLPSTVNLYADQVDGGWDLALLHPKKGYPHLTATLR; encoded by the coding sequence ATGATGACGCAAACGATCTCGCTGACCGAACCGCCGAAGAACACCAGTCTGTTCGTCAAGGCCGCGCTCGGCGCGGTGCCGCTGGTATCGGCGCGCAAGTCGACGGTGCCGGACCGCGCCATACAACTCGACGGGCTGCGCGTGGATCCGGATCACCTGGCCGCCTATTGCCGGGCGGCCGGTCTGCGGTTCGGCGACGCGCTGCCGCTGACCTATCCGTTCATCCTCACCTTCCCGCTGGCCATGCAGCTGGTGGTGGCGCGGGACTTCCCGTTCGTCGCGGTGGGCGCGGTGCACGCACAGAACCTGATCGCGCGCACCCGCGACATCTCGGTGAGCGAACCGCTGGACATCCGCACGCACGTCGAGAACCTGCGCGAGCACCCGAAGGGCCTGCTGGTCGACGCGATCAGCGACGTGAAGGTGGGGCGCGAGCTGGTGTGGCACCAGGTCACCACGTTCCTGCACCAGCAGCGGACCTCGCTGTCTGGCGGCCCGAAGCCGGAGCCCAAGCCGGACGAGGTTCCACCGCCGCCGCTGCGCACGCTTCGGGTGGACCAGAAGACGATCACCCGGTACGCGTCCGCGTCCGGTGACCGCAATCCGATCCACACCTCCGCGTTGGGCGCCAAGGCATTCGGCTTCCCCAAGGCGATCGCGCACGGCATGTGGTCGGCGGCGACCGTCCTCGGTGCTGTCGAAGGCCGCATCCCGGAAACGACCACCTACGAAGTCAAGTTCGGCAAGCCGATACTGCTGCCCTCCACCGTGAACCTGTACGCCGACCAGGTCGACGGCGGTTGGGATCTGGCACTGCTCCACCCGAAGAAGGGGTACCCGCACCTGACGGCTACTCTGCGCTGA
- a CDS encoding glycoside hydrolase family 3 N-terminal domain-containing protein, translating to MRKTPLLVLAVFAAVATACSGGGSTDSTSSRATTPDATTAAATPVTAPARQDCTAGYLAQFTTREKLAQLLTVGVTGAADATDVVRTEQVGGIFVGGWTDQALLGSGEIAQVKQVAKVPLMVTIDEEGGRVSRVRDLIGPAPSARVTAQTMTPEQFYDATLTRGRALKDLGVTVDFAPDVDVSSQPDDAVIGDRSFSDDPAVVTRYADAYIRAMREVGVGTVIKHFPGHGSGSGDSHTGAVRTPPLDAMQTIDLVPFRDLIGSGAAVMVGHLDVPGLTTPNVPASISPQAMALLREGQGYGAAPFQGPIFTDDLGGMAAISSRMSIEDAVEAALLAGADNALWITTDAVPQVLDRLEQAVSSGRMSMAQVDASVLRMAGYKGSLPRC from the coding sequence ATGCGGAAGACGCCTCTGCTCGTGCTTGCCGTTTTCGCCGCTGTCGCGACCGCGTGTTCGGGCGGCGGCTCCACCGATTCGACGTCGTCGCGGGCCACCACGCCGGATGCGACGACTGCCGCCGCCACACCGGTCACGGCACCGGCTCGGCAGGATTGCACTGCGGGGTATCTCGCGCAGTTCACGACCCGGGAGAAGCTGGCCCAGCTGCTGACAGTCGGCGTCACCGGCGCCGCGGACGCCACCGACGTGGTGCGTACCGAGCAGGTCGGTGGCATCTTCGTCGGTGGTTGGACCGACCAGGCGCTACTCGGTTCGGGTGAGATCGCGCAGGTAAAACAGGTCGCCAAGGTGCCGCTGATGGTAACCATCGACGAGGAGGGCGGCCGCGTCTCCCGGGTCCGCGACCTGATCGGGCCCGCGCCGTCGGCTCGCGTGACCGCGCAGACCATGACCCCCGAGCAGTTCTATGACGCGACCCTGACCAGGGGTCGGGCCTTGAAGGACCTCGGCGTGACGGTGGACTTCGCCCCCGATGTCGACGTCAGCAGCCAGCCCGATGACGCAGTGATCGGTGACCGCTCCTTCTCCGACGACCCTGCCGTCGTCACGCGCTACGCGGACGCCTACATCCGCGCGATGCGCGAGGTCGGCGTCGGCACGGTGATAAAGCATTTCCCCGGGCACGGCTCCGGCTCCGGCGACTCGCACACCGGCGCGGTCCGTACCCCGCCGCTGGACGCGATGCAGACCATCGACCTCGTGCCGTTTCGCGACCTGATCGGCTCGGGCGCGGCCGTGATGGTCGGCCACCTGGACGTGCCGGGCCTGACCACTCCGAACGTTCCGGCCAGCATCAGCCCGCAGGCGATGGCGCTGCTGCGGGAGGGCCAGGGTTACGGCGCAGCACCCTTCCAGGGGCCGATCTTCACCGACGACCTTGGCGGCATGGCCGCGATCAGTAGCCGGATGTCGATCGAGGACGCGGTCGAGGCCGCACTACTCGCCGGTGCCGACAACGCCCTGTGGATCACCACTGACGCGGTGCCCCAGGTGCTCGACCGGCTGGAACAGGCCGTATCGAGTGGACGCATGTCCATGGCGCAGGTGGATGCCTCGGTGCTGCGTATGGCCGGTTACAAGGGTTCGCTGCCGCGCTGCTGA
- a CDS encoding TetR/AcrR family transcriptional regulator, whose translation MAGGTKRLPRAVREQQMLDAAVEVFSRKGFHDTSMDAIAAEAKISKPMLYLYYGSKDELFRACIQREGLRFIESVAPAGNPLLSPHEQVRTALEGFLGFVDRNRRSWQVLYRQAIGQQAFASEIENARERVIELTAKLLESSAKHAEPGTNFDVVAVAVIGAGEAIADRLSSGRIEVAEAVDLLDDLAWRGLAGRKKAE comes from the coding sequence ATGGCGGGCGGAACGAAGCGACTTCCACGGGCGGTTCGTGAGCAGCAGATGCTCGACGCCGCCGTGGAGGTCTTCTCGCGTAAGGGCTTCCACGACACGTCGATGGATGCCATCGCCGCCGAGGCGAAGATTTCGAAGCCGATGTTGTACCTGTACTACGGCTCCAAGGACGAACTGTTCCGCGCGTGCATCCAGCGCGAGGGGCTACGGTTCATCGAGTCCGTCGCGCCCGCGGGCAACCCTTTGCTGTCGCCGCACGAGCAGGTCCGCACCGCACTGGAGGGGTTCCTCGGCTTCGTCGACCGCAATCGCCGCTCCTGGCAGGTGCTCTACCGTCAGGCCATCGGCCAGCAAGCGTTCGCGTCGGAGATCGAGAACGCTCGTGAGCGCGTCATCGAGCTGACCGCCAAACTGCTCGAGTCCAGCGCCAAGCACGCGGAGCCCGGCACGAACTTCGACGTCGTCGCGGTCGCCGTGATCGGCGCGGGCGAGGCCATCGCAGACCGCTTGTCCAGCGGCCGAATCGAGGTCGCCGAGGCCGTCGACCTCCTCGACGATCTGGCCTGGCGCGGTCTGGCCGGCCGGAAGAAGGCCGAGTAG
- a CDS encoding isochorismate synthase: MDGFLLAQPDSVVRAYGSRVAFDEADRAVAALRDKTAELIVGALPFDPRRPAALSVPERAEHTAGPWRPAALPDLPVVQVVTEIPSPAEHVARVTKLVEQLNDSAQPLRKIVAARSVLAEARAALDPELVAGHLLTRHPHANVFTVDLTPAGRTGATLVGATPEVLISRQSDTVTLRPLAGTLPRRADPDADTAQARELLASTKNRDEHAFVIDWIRERLDPVCSELSIPDGPELINTHEVWHLATPITGRLRNAATTALDLALLLHPTPAVCGTPTGLALDTIADMEEDRGFYGGAVGWCDANGDGAWVVAIRSAELSADGRTVHAYAGGGIVAASDPQAELDETTAKLRTLLGGLHCALPAH, encoded by the coding sequence ATGGATGGATTCCTGCTCGCTCAGCCCGACAGCGTCGTGCGGGCGTACGGCAGCCGGGTCGCCTTCGACGAAGCGGACCGGGCCGTGGCGGCGCTGCGGGACAAGACCGCGGAGCTGATCGTCGGCGCGCTACCCTTCGATCCGCGTCGTCCAGCCGCGCTGAGCGTGCCCGAACGCGCCGAGCACACGGCAGGCCCCTGGCGGCCCGCCGCACTTCCCGACCTGCCCGTCGTGCAAGTCGTCACCGAGATACCGAGCCCGGCAGAGCATGTGGCGCGGGTGACGAAACTGGTTGAGCAGCTGAATGATTCGGCGCAGCCGCTGCGTAAGATCGTCGCGGCGCGTTCCGTGCTGGCCGAGGCGCGGGCGGCGCTGGACCCGGAACTGGTCGCCGGACATCTGCTGACCAGGCATCCCCACGCGAACGTGTTCACGGTCGACCTGACGCCCGCGGGACGGACTGGAGCGACGCTGGTGGGCGCCACACCCGAGGTGTTGATCAGCCGCCAGAGCGACACGGTCACGCTCCGTCCGCTGGCCGGTACCCTGCCGCGGCGCGCCGACCCGGACGCAGACACCGCGCAGGCCCGAGAACTTTTGGCCAGCACCAAGAACCGGGACGAGCACGCGTTCGTGATCGACTGGATCCGCGAGCGACTCGACCCGGTCTGCTCCGAGCTGTCCATTCCGGACGGCCCGGAACTGATCAACACCCACGAAGTGTGGCACCTCGCGACGCCGATCACCGGACGCCTGCGCAACGCCGCGACCACCGCGCTCGACCTGGCCTTGTTGCTGCACCCGACGCCCGCGGTCTGCGGCACCCCGACCGGCCTCGCGCTCGACACCATCGCGGACATGGAGGAGGACCGCGGGTTCTATGGCGGAGCCGTCGGTTGGTGCGACGCGAACGGCGACGGCGCGTGGGTGGTCGCGATCCGCAGCGCCGAGCTGTCGGCCGACGGGCGCACCGTGCACGCGTACGCGGGCGGCGGCATCGTCGCGGCCTCCGACCCGCAGGCCGAGCTCGACGAGACCACCGCCAAGCTGCGCACACTGCTCGGTGGACTGCACTGCGCGCTGCCCGCACACTGA
- the gnd gene encoding phosphogluconate dehydrogenase (NAD(+)-dependent, decarboxylating) — MQLGMIGLGRMGANIVRRIVEDGHTAVGYERRPKHIDELREELGDSFQGCTELADFVSKLETPRVVWVMIPAGATGAVIDQVAELLEPGDIVIDGGNSRYHEDLERAAQLKPKGIHYLDIGTSGGVFGLTRGYCLMIGGEAEQVKYLDPLLKSIAPGLDAAERTPGRTGEPSTAEQGYLHCGPAGAGHFVKMVHNGIEYGAMAAYAEGLNILHKANYGAAHAGESSAEETPLEHPEYYQYDIDVPEVTEVWRRGSVVASWLLDLTATALHADPSLESFGGRVSDSGEGRWTVEAAIDTGVPAPVLSAALFARFSSRGESLYADKVLSAMRLAFGGHNELPGK, encoded by the coding sequence ATGCAGCTGGGAATGATCGGCCTGGGCCGGATGGGCGCCAATATCGTGCGCCGCATCGTCGAGGACGGACACACCGCCGTCGGCTACGAACGTCGCCCCAAGCACATCGACGAACTGCGCGAAGAGCTGGGTGACAGCTTCCAGGGCTGCACCGAACTCGCCGATTTCGTGAGCAAGCTCGAGACACCGCGCGTGGTGTGGGTGATGATCCCCGCAGGCGCGACCGGCGCGGTGATCGACCAGGTGGCCGAACTGCTCGAGCCCGGCGACATCGTCATCGACGGTGGCAACAGCCGCTACCACGAGGACCTCGAGCGGGCCGCGCAGCTGAAGCCCAAGGGCATCCACTACCTGGACATCGGCACCTCGGGTGGCGTGTTCGGCCTGACCCGCGGCTACTGCCTCATGATCGGCGGCGAGGCCGAGCAGGTGAAATACCTGGACCCGCTGCTGAAATCCATCGCGCCGGGCCTGGACGCGGCCGAGCGCACGCCGGGACGCACCGGTGAGCCATCCACCGCCGAGCAGGGTTACCTGCACTGCGGACCAGCGGGCGCAGGGCACTTCGTGAAGATGGTGCACAACGGTATCGAGTACGGCGCGATGGCCGCCTACGCCGAGGGTCTGAACATCCTGCACAAGGCGAACTACGGCGCCGCGCACGCGGGCGAGTCCTCCGCGGAGGAGACGCCGCTGGAGCACCCGGAGTACTACCAGTACGACATCGACGTACCCGAGGTCACCGAGGTGTGGCGGCGCGGGTCGGTGGTCGCCTCGTGGTTGCTGGACCTCACGGCGACCGCGCTGCATGCCGACCCGAGCCTGGAGTCGTTCGGCGGCCGGGTGTCGGATTCCGGCGAGGGCCGATGGACGGTCGAGGCGGCGATCGACACCGGCGTGCCTGCGCCGGTTCTGTCGGCCGCCTTGTTCGCGCGGTTCTCCTCGCGAGGCGAGTCACTGTACGCGGACAAGGTGCTCTCGGCGATGCGCCTGGCATTCGGCGGGCACAACGAGCTGCCTGGGAAGTAA
- a CDS encoding 3-oxoacyl-ACP reductase yields the protein MAASKSKGAPNLYGSFVQSAPGAFLAGKLGLPQPENLRRYVKGQPPLPGPVLIGGKGRVAEPVRALLSDYTFADAPSTGTKYGALVFDATGIGSIEDLSQLFEFFQPAMRSVTPSGRIVVIGTTPELTSSVDEQIAQRALEGFTRSVGKELRRGSTAQLVYLHPAASAAATGLESTLRFLLSAKSAFVDGQVIRVGKDDASAPAGWDRPLDGKVAVVTGAARGIGATIAEVFARDGAQVIVADIPAAGEALSQTANKVGGTALALDVTAPDAAEKLAEFATERFGGIDIIVHNAGITRDKLLANMDEGRWNSVINVNLAAPHRITEGLVAKGALKAGGRVIDVSSIAGIAGNRGQTNYGASKAGVIGMVDAEAPKLAEKGITINAVAPGFIETAMTAAIPLATREAGRLMSSLLQGGQTVDVAETIAYFASPASNAVTGNIVRVCGQSLIGA from the coding sequence GTGGCAGCCAGCAAAAGCAAGGGTGCTCCCAACCTCTACGGATCGTTCGTACAGTCCGCCCCCGGCGCGTTCCTGGCAGGCAAGCTCGGCCTGCCGCAGCCGGAGAACCTGCGTCGCTACGTCAAGGGCCAGCCGCCGCTGCCCGGTCCGGTGCTGATCGGCGGCAAGGGCCGTGTTGCCGAGCCGGTCCGCGCTCTGCTGTCGGATTACACCTTCGCCGACGCGCCGAGTACCGGCACCAAGTACGGCGCCCTGGTGTTCGACGCCACCGGCATCGGCTCGATCGAGGACCTCTCGCAGCTGTTCGAGTTCTTCCAGCCCGCCATGCGCAGTGTCACACCGTCCGGGCGGATCGTGGTCATCGGCACCACGCCCGAACTGACGTCGAGCGTGGACGAACAGATCGCGCAGCGCGCGCTGGAGGGCTTCACCCGCTCGGTCGGCAAGGAGCTGCGGCGCGGCTCGACTGCCCAGCTGGTGTACCTGCACCCGGCGGCGTCGGCCGCCGCGACCGGCTTGGAGTCGACCCTGCGTTTCCTGCTCTCGGCCAAGTCGGCATTCGTCGACGGCCAGGTCATCCGGGTCGGCAAGGACGACGCGTCCGCCCCAGCCGGCTGGGATCGCCCGCTGGACGGCAAGGTCGCCGTGGTCACCGGGGCGGCGCGCGGCATCGGCGCCACCATTGCCGAGGTATTCGCCCGCGACGGCGCGCAAGTGATCGTGGCCGACATCCCGGCGGCGGGTGAGGCGCTGTCACAGACCGCGAACAAGGTCGGCGGCACCGCGCTCGCGCTCGACGTCACCGCCCCCGACGCCGCCGAGAAGCTGGCCGAGTTCGCCACGGAACGGTTCGGCGGCATCGACATCATCGTGCACAACGCGGGCATCACCCGTGACAAGTTGCTGGCGAACATGGACGAGGGCCGCTGGAACTCGGTCATCAACGTGAATCTCGCCGCGCCGCACCGGATCACCGAGGGCCTGGTGGCTAAGGGGGCGCTGAAAGCGGGCGGTCGCGTGATCGACGTGTCCTCGATCGCGGGCATCGCGGGCAACCGCGGCCAGACCAACTACGGCGCCTCCAAGGCAGGCGTCATCGGCATGGTCGACGCCGAGGCGCCGAAGCTTGCGGAGAAGGGCATCACCATCAACGCCGTCGCGCCCGGCTTCATCGAGACCGCGATGACCGCCGCCATCCCGCTTGCCACCAGGGAGGCGGGCCGCCTGATGAGTTCGCTGCTGCAGGGCGGCCAGACCGTCGACGTGGCCGAGACCATCGCGTACTTCGCGAGCCCGGCCTCGAACGCAGTGACCGGCAACATCGTTCGGGTCTGCGGGCAGAGCCTGATCGGGGCATGA